Part of the Deltaproteobacteria bacterium genome is shown below.
TTTTTTCGATCGCGCGCGAAGTTTGAGGGTCCGAGCCATGCTCGAGAAACGTGGCGGCGCGAAACGTCCGGTGGCCAAGGACAAGCACGAGCGGATCCTGAAGGCCGCCGTGAAGATCTTTGCCAAGCACGGATTCCACAACTCGAAAATCAGCCAGATCGCGAAGGAGGCCGGCGTCGCCGACGGCACGATCTACCTGTACTTCAAGAACAAGGACGACATCCTCATCAACCTGTTCGAGAAGAAGATCGACGCGGCCATCCAGGACTTCAACGCGTCGCTGGTCGGTTTGCGCGACCCGATCGAGAAGCTGCGCACCTTCATCATCCGGTACGCGGAGTACATGGAGAAGCATCAGGCGCTGGCCGAGGTCATCTCGGTCGAGCTGCGTCAATCGAACAAGTTCATGAAGGAATACGTGCCGGTCAAGTTCGCCGAGTTCCTCCAGATCCTCTCGATGATTATCCGCGAGGGCAAGGATCTGGGGGTGTTTCGGCGGGACATCGAGCCCGGCATCGCCAAGCG
Proteins encoded:
- a CDS encoding TetR/AcrR family transcriptional regulator gives rise to the protein MLEKRGGAKRPVAKDKHERILKAAVKIFAKHGFHNSKISQIAKEAGVADGTIYLYFKNKDDILINLFEKKIDAAIQDFNASLVGLRDPIEKLRTFIIRYAEYMEKHQALAEVISVELRQSNKFMKEYVPVKFAEFLQILSMIIREGKDLGVFRRDIEPGIAKRAIFGALDELILYWVLAPKPKYSTTQIGRNLADLFAEGLKARP